The Borrelia sp. HM sequence TAATGATGAAAATTTTAAATTAACCTCTACAGATATAGATGAAATTTTAAATTCAAATGAAAATATAGGTTTTGCATCATTGCAAGTAGAAGAATTTATTAACGAAATAGTTGTCCCTATTCTAGAAAAAAATGAAAAATAATAACTAATATTTAGAAACAAATTTATTATTCTTTATATAAAATCTCCAAAGCTTGTTTGCATATTCTTCACCTGCATAGTCAACATTTATCCTCTTTGAACATGAAACTTCAAAATCAAAAGATAAGCCTCTCTTTAAAAAAAGTTCACAGTTATTAATAAGATCTATTTTATTAAACTTTAAATCGATATTTAAAAACTTAGTAAGTTTACCAGGTCCATCAGTCAATATTTTATTAAAATTTAATGCTGGTGAAATAGGTTCAACACCTCTGATTAAAATAGCATGGGGATTATGCTCATTAGACACTACAACATTTAACATATAATGCATGCCATAAATCATATAAATATAAGCATATCCTCCAATATTATACATTGCACTTGTACGACTTGTTCGCCTACCTCCATACGCATGGCAGGCTTTATCTGTTAAACCCATATATGCTTCAGTTTCAACAATTCTTGAGACAATCTCCTTACCGTTTATATTTCTAATCAAAAAGTGTCCAAGTAAAGATTTTGCAACAATAACAGCATCTTGCATAAAAAATTCTCTATCCATTGATAAATTTTAACCCAAAACGAAATTCAAATTCAAAAACTATAATAATTAAAACAAATATTAATAAATAATTAAAAACAGTATTGTAACAATAATATAAAATAAATTGCATATTGACAAACGCAATAAAGTTAAATAAAATTTTAAAGGATAATGATACTTTAGGGATCATAGCTCAGGTGGTTAGAGCGCAGGTCTGATAAACCTGAGGTCGGAGGTTCAACTCCTCCTGATCCCAATTAAATTAAGTCTCTTTATGATTAAAGTTTTAAACTTACAAAAAGAAATTTTAAAAAAGATAGAAAAAATGTAAACTCATGTAATGTGCTGCATATATTTGTTATACCTTAAATAAGTACTACTGATTGCTAATCAACAAACTTAAATACTAAACCTTAAAGTATAAGACACAAAAAATGATTTAAAAAAAAGCTTTTTAATTTTTACGAAATTTTACAATTATCAATCTTGGTAATTATCCAACTAAAGGCTAAACTCACTATTAAAATGAATAAATGGAGGTTAAGGGATTCGAACCCTTGACCCCCGGCTTGCAAAGCCGATGCTCTAAACCAACTGAGCTAAACCCCCAAAAAAGCCTTTAAGAAAACAAGGGAAGAGTTAAAATAATATTATTTAATTTAAATTTTCTTTCTCTTAGAAAGGAGGTGATCCAGCCACACTTTCCAGTACGGCTACCTTGTTACGACTTCACCCCCCTCACTAAACATACCTTAGATACCTTCCTCCCTTGCGGGTTAGAATAATAGCTTCGGGTATCCTCAACTCGGGTGGTGTGACGGGCGGTGTGTACAAGGCCCGAGAACGTATTCACCGTATCATTCTGATATACGATTACTAGCGATTCCAACTTCATGAAGTCGAGTTTCAGACTTCAATCTGGACTGAGACCTGCTTTCTGCGTTTTGCTTCACATCACTGTTTCGCATCGCTTTGTACAGGCCATTGTAGCACGTGTGTAGCCCAGGACATAAGGGCCATGATGATTTGACGTCATCCTCACCTTCCTCCGGCTTATCACCGGCAGTCTCGTCTGAGTCCCCATCTTTACATGCTGGTAACAGACAATAAGGGTTGCGCTCGTTGCGGGACTTAACCCAACACCTCACAGCACGAGCTGACGACAACCATGCAGCACCTGTATACAGACCCCAAACGGGGAGTAGTTATCTCTAACTATATCCTGTATATGTCAAGCCCTGGTAAGGTTCCTCGCGTATCATCGAATTAAACCACATGCTCCACCGCTTGTGCGGGCCCCCGTCAATTCCTTTGAGTTTCACTCTTGCGAGCATACTCCCCAGGCGGCACACTTAACACGTTAGCTTCGGTACTAATCTTTCGATTAACACCAAGTGTGCATCGTTTACAGCGTAGACTACCAGGGTATCTAATCCTGTTTGCTCCCTACGCTTTCGTGACTCAGCGTCAGTCTTGACCTAGAAGTTCGCCTTCGCCTCTGGTATTCTTCCTGATATCAACAGATTCCACCCTTACACCAGGAATTCTAACTTCCCCTATCAGACTCTAGTCATGCAGTTTCTAGCATAGTTCCACAGTTGAGCTGTGGTATTTTACACATAGACTTACATATCCGCCTACTCACCCTTTACGCCCAATGATCCCGAACAACGCTCGCCCCTTACGTATTACCGCGGCTGCTGGCACGTAATTAGCCGGGGCTTATTCATAAACTAACGTCATCACTTTGTCATTTCCTACAAAGCTTATTCCTCATTTATAAAAGAACTTTACAATCTTTCGACCTTCTTCGTTCACGCAGTGTCGCTCCGTCAGGCTTTCGCCCATTGCGGAAGATTCTTAGCTGCTGCCTCCCGTAGGAGTCTGGACCGTATCTCAGTTCCAGTGTGACCGATCACCCTCTCAGGCCGGTTACTTATCATAGCCTTGGTAGGCTCTTACCCTACCAACTAGCTAATAAGACGCAGACTCATCTACAAGCGAAGCTTTAAAGGCTTCATTTCATCAATTGACACCT is a genomic window containing:
- a CDS encoding DNA-3-methyladenine glycosylase — encoded protein: MDREFFMQDAVIVAKSLLGHFLIRNINGKEIVSRIVETEAYMGLTDKACHAYGGRRTSRTSAMYNIGGYAYIYMIYGMHYMLNVVVSNEHNPHAILIRGVEPISPALNFNKILTDGPGKLTKFLNIDLKFNKIDLINNCELFLKRGLSFDFEVSCSKRINVDYAGEEYANKLWRFYIKNNKFVSKY